A single region of the Chrysoperla carnea chromosome 5, inChrCarn1.1, whole genome shotgun sequence genome encodes:
- the LOC123300454 gene encoding zinc finger and BTB domain-containing protein 17-like, protein MEIVNSNICRTCLTKQQSEMQSIFKIIDILQKGASVNISKNDNLPKNICDTCYKKATNAYAFYCQCERSEEILKRTFSDKSEFSVVFTSNDHINRTFSNNYNCLYPNQCESEFECVDSIKTINLSEDSNHSVNTNHSDYNLSNKIDETQVQYNTACFVESSCKWNTEFDNQRLNTLVSYPHVQSQDVIENIPTQAHLEEEQNENSSTSLVDLLSVGSCPEEESVKIPRLEPEEVLDEDIFKCKNCDQKFNTKWRLLLHIRNCKNDVHLCQTCGKKFAFQSNLKRHVRIHSGDRPYICPYCPHKSFAQSNQLKSHLLTHSKLKEHLCNICGIGYARVDALNVHIRRKHSTTSPKRIYSCSICSKSFKDIRDLSQHKLIHRNAGNYVCDTCGKAFNRKNNLKVHVLIHTGEKPFQCSICQKSFRQKHVMESHMQIHNDYKS, encoded by the exons atggAAATAGTTAACTCAAATATTTGTCGAACATGTTTAACAAAACAACAATCGGAAATGCagtctatatttaaaattattgatatactTCAAAAAGGTGCTTCCGTTaat atttccaaaaatgataatttaccGAAAAATATATGCGATACATGTTACAAGAAAGCAACAAATGCATATGCATTTTATTGTCAATGTGAGCGAtctgaagaaattttaaaacgtaCATTCTCCGATAAATCCGAATTTAGTGTGGTATTTACATCGAACGATCATATTAATCGCACATTCTCAAATAATTACAATTGTTTATATCCAAATCAATGTGAAAGTGAATTCGAATGTGTGGATTCCATTAAAACGATCAATTTATCGGAGGACAGTAATCATAGTGTAAATACAAATCATTCGgattataatttatcaaataaaatcgaTGAGACCCAGGTACAATATAATACAGCATGTTTTGTTGAATCATCTTGTAAATGGAATACAGAATTCGATAATCAACGGTTAAATACATTGGTTTCTTATCCGCATGTTCAATCGCAAgatgtaattgaaaatattcccACTCAAGCGCATTTAGAAGaagaacaaaatgaaaatagtaGTACTTCGTTAGTGGATTTATTATCAGTGGGCAGTTGCCCTGAAGAAGAATCTGTTAAGATACCTCGTTTAGAGCCAGAAGAAGTTTTGGatgaagatatttttaaatgcaaaaattgtg atcaaaaattcaatacaaaGTGGCGATTATTACTTCATATACGAAATTGTAAGAATGATGTACATTTGTGCCAAACTTGTgggaaaaaatttgcatttcaatcaaatttaaaacgGCATGTACGGATACACAGCGGCGACAGACCATATATATGTCCATATTGTCCTCATAA aaGTTTTGCTCAATCGAATCAATTAAAATCACATTTATTAACTCACTCAAAATTAAAGGAACATTTATGTAACATTtgtggaattggttacgctcgTGTGGATGCGTTAAATGTTCATATTCGACGTAAACATTCAACTACTTCTCCGAAACGAATATATTCATGTAGTATTTGTAGTAAAAGTTTTAAAG ataTTCGAGATTTATCACAGCATAAATTAATACATCGTAATGCCGGAAATTATGTTTGTGACACGTGCGGTAAAGCTTTCAATCGTAAGAATAATTTAAAGGTTCATGTATTAATccataccggagaaaaaccttttcaatgttCGATTTGTCAAAAATCGTTTCGTCAAAAACATGTAATGGAATCTCATATGCAGATTCACAATgattataaaagttaa
- the LOC123300453 gene encoding zinc finger protein OZF-like, giving the protein MGDYGSFSSEGRSEKTIEPYEVNYDSDSFNDESFEDQSEQQQIEQDPFLKCKYCDLKFENLDERKIHQVNEHTHEKEAFLKCRYCSLKFFTLDDRKAHYAELTEEQRQSLKCSYCFMQFCNENDKVSHQAQEHGNEDDKKFVCNACGKEHPTRKQLIRHQYNHKCVYCPMSFCMEKDRIAHQDAAHSNEEDKKFKCTTCGKEYSTRRQLSRHQYHHRQPKGDYLCPTCGKKFQTQLYLNVHIRLHTGKLPYKCPHCPNRSFNERSQMKSHLVTHSGEKPFLCNICGLSYGRARALTLHKQRKHPEPNAIQKSYECDICHKEFKELRNDNSPH; this is encoded by the exons ATGGGTGATTATGGATCATTTAGT tcTGAAGGACGAAGTGAAAAAACAATTGAACCATATGAAGTAAATTATGATTCGGATTCATTTAATGATGAATCGTTTGAAGATCAATCGGAACAGCAACAGATTGAACAAGACccatttttaaagtgtaaatattgtgatttaaaatttgagaaTTTAGACGAACGAAAAATTCATCAAGTTAACGAACATACCCATGAAAAAGAAGCATTCTTAAAGTGTCGATATTGttcgttgaaattttttacattggACGATCGTAAAGCACATTATGCGGAACTTACCGAAGAACAACGACAATCGTTAAAATGTTCGTATTGTTTTATGCAATTCTGTAACGAGAATGATAAAGTTTCACATCAAGCACAAGAGCATGGTAATGAGGACGATAAGAAATTTGTATGTAATGCATGTGGGAAAGAACATCCGACTCGTAAACAGTTGATTCGACATCAATATAATCATAAATGTGTTTATTGTCCGATGTCATTTTGTATGGAAAAAGATCGCATAGCTCATCAAGATGCCGCCCACAGCAATGAAgaggataaaaaatttaaatgcactACATGTG GTAAAGAATATTCCACGCGAAGACAGTTAAGTAGACATCAATACCATCATAGACAACCAAAAGGTGATTATTTATGCCCTACGTGCGGGAAAAAATTCCAAACACAATTATATCTGAATGTACATATTCGTCTACATACCGGAAAATTACCATATAAATGTCCGCATTGTCCAaatag aagttttaatgAACGTAGTCAAATGAAATCTCATTTAGTTACACacagtggagaaaaaccatttttatgtaatatttgtggACTAAGTTATGGAAGAGCACGAGCGTTAACACTCCATAAACAACGGAAACATCCTGAACCAAATGCAATACAAAAGAGTTACGAATGTGATATTTGTCATAAAGAATTTaaag AGTTACGTAACGATAATAGTCCACACTAG